The Hemicordylus capensis ecotype Gifberg chromosome 6, rHemCap1.1.pri, whole genome shotgun sequence genome window below encodes:
- the LOC128329627 gene encoding vomeronasal type-2 receptor 26-like: MGRNFAATIVFHALKGWFQTRRTRPLSVCSDSCQAGYQKIKRDGEKFCCFDCVPCPEGMVSNQKDADDCFHCPEDQYPSKNKDQCIPKVITFLSYQEPLGITLASTAASFSLITILVLGIFIKHNDTPIIKANNREFSYILLISLLLGFLLSFLYLGQPTRMACYLQQNAVGMILTLAISCVLAKTLTVLVAFMATKPGSSMKKCLGKRLTTSVVLSSCLIRAVMSVVWLGIYPPFPYLDMQSMTGEIVAKCNKGPIVVLCFHLSHMGFLFIITCTVAFLARNLPDAFTESRFINLSLCMLFSVWLWFVPTLMSTQWKFVVVVENLFILASSAALLGCIFSPKCYIIVLRPKLNSRDQLRRRKKE, from the exons ACGCGACCCCTTTCTGTCTGTAGTGACTCCTGCCAGGCTGGATATCAGAAGATCAAGAGGGATGGGGAGAAATTTTGCTGCTTCGATTGTGTTCCATGCCCTGAAGGGATGGTTTCAAACCAGAAGG ATGCAGATGATTGTTTCCACTGTCCCGAAGATCAGTATCCAAGCAAGAACAAAGATCAATGCATCCCCAAAGTTATAACCTTTCTCTCTTATCAAGAACCTCTGGGGATCACTCTAgcttccactgctgcttctttttcccTGATCACAATCTTAGTGCTCGGAATTTTTATTAAGCACAATGATACCCCCATaatcaaagccaacaaccgggaaTTCTCCTACATTCTCCTTATCTCCCTCCTGCTTGGCTTTCTTTTGTCTTTCCTCTATCTTGGACAACCTACAAGGATGGCCTGTTATCTCCAACAGAATGCTGTCGGCATGATCTTGACTCTAGCTATTTCCTGTGTGTTGGCTAAAACCCTCACCGTGCTTGTagctttcatggccaccaagccaggatCCAGCATGAAGAAATGTCTGGGGAAAAGACTGACCACCTCCGTAGTCCTTTCCAGCTGCCTTATTCGAGCAGTCATGAGTGTTGTGTGGCTAGGAATATATCCCCCCTTTCCATATCTTGACATGCAGTCAATGACTGGAGAGATAGTTGCAAAATGTAACAAAGGGCCAATCGTGGTGCTTTGCTTTCATCTGAGCCACATGGGATTTCTCTTTATCATCACCTGCACTGtggccttcctggccaggaatttACCAGATGCTTTTACTGAATCCAGGTTCATCAACCTCAGCTTGTGTATGCTTTTCAGTGTTTGGTTGTGGTTTGTTCCAACCCTTATGAGTACTCAGTGGAAATTCGTGGTGGTTGTGGAGAACCTCTTCATcttagcctccagtgctgcattacTGGGCTGCATCTTttcccccaaatgctacattattgtaCTCAGGCCCAAACTGAATAGCAGAGATCAgctaagaagaagaaagaaagaatag